One stretch of Leadbetterella byssophila DSM 17132 DNA includes these proteins:
- a CDS encoding BaiN/RdsA family NAD(P)/FAD-dependent oxidoreductase, producing the protein MDIYDFLVIGGGASGYFAAINTKEKAPHLKIGIIEKQGKVLQKVKVSGGGRCNVTNGETDPKILSKNYPRGADFLETAFQTFGSKDTYSWFEKRGVKLKTEKDGRVFPVSDSSQSIIDCFLRLAKGVDLFLKTRVENLERDGELWIIHCSDDSIFKAKRLLIATGSDSRIWSALHHLNFKIEPEVPSLFTFQIPEPELHELQGISFPNATVRAGKILQNGPLLITHWGLSGPAILKLSAWGAYALKEKDYQFDLEVNWLSEKDIRKVEADLKAKFAENPKKNVRMLPYGTLTQRFWNYICVRSGIGEFQKGAEAGKKQIAKLLENLTAAKYKVSGKSTFKEEFVTAGGVSLDEIHVETFASKQYPNLYFGGEVLNIDAITGGFNFQAAWTAGWIISSDVSKK; encoded by the coding sequence ATGGATATATATGACTTTTTAGTCATAGGGGGTGGTGCTTCAGGCTACTTTGCAGCCATCAATACTAAAGAAAAAGCGCCCCATTTGAAGATAGGAATCATAGAGAAGCAGGGCAAGGTTCTCCAGAAGGTAAAGGTTTCAGGTGGGGGAAGATGTAATGTGACCAATGGAGAAACGGACCCCAAAATTCTCTCTAAAAATTATCCCAGAGGGGCGGATTTTTTGGAAACTGCGTTCCAGACCTTTGGATCTAAGGACACCTATTCCTGGTTTGAAAAAAGAGGTGTCAAACTAAAAACAGAGAAAGATGGAAGAGTATTTCCCGTTTCTGATTCTTCACAAAGTATAATTGATTGCTTTCTACGTCTTGCAAAAGGCGTAGATTTGTTTTTAAAGACTAGGGTGGAAAATCTTGAGAGAGACGGCGAACTCTGGATCATTCATTGTTCTGATGATAGCATCTTTAAAGCTAAGCGACTGCTCATTGCCACAGGCAGTGACAGTAGGATATGGTCTGCCCTACACCACTTAAATTTCAAAATAGAACCAGAAGTACCATCACTGTTTACATTTCAAATTCCCGAGCCTGAATTGCACGAACTTCAGGGTATCAGTTTTCCCAATGCCACAGTAAGGGCAGGCAAAATCCTACAAAATGGACCTCTATTAATAACACATTGGGGGCTCTCAGGACCTGCTATTTTAAAACTATCCGCTTGGGGGGCATACGCTCTAAAAGAAAAAGATTATCAGTTTGATTTAGAGGTAAATTGGCTCTCTGAGAAGGATATTAGGAAGGTGGAAGCTGATTTAAAAGCAAAATTTGCTGAAAATCCGAAAAAAAATGTGCGAATGTTGCCTTATGGCACTTTAACCCAAAGATTTTGGAACTATATTTGTGTAAGGTCAGGTATAGGAGAATTTCAAAAAGGGGCAGAAGCAGGCAAGAAGCAAATTGCCAAGCTATTAGAAAACCTGACAGCGGCAAAGTACAAAGTAAGCGGGAAGAGTACCTTTAAAGAGGAATTCGTAACTGCTGGAGGGGTTAGTTTGGATGAGATTCATGTAGAAACTTTTGCTTCCAAGCAGTACCCAAATTTGTATTTTGGTGGTGAAGTCTTAAACATTGATGCTATCACCGGCGGATTTAATTTCCAGGCAGCATGGACGGCAGGTTGGATTATTTCTAGTGATGTTTCAAAGAAATAA
- a CDS encoding tyrosine-type recombinase/integrase: MTHLIERFTELLKKGKYNSATIAAYRNAIFVFYNNFRDYPQNKFTDELISEYILNLSKKTNPQVAAQTGKAIILFFDKIYNRKLNIKATGKIKEEQTIEILSKSELQTLFSSIKNLKHKLLLIMIYNNGLKVNEAINLKVGDIDTENNTIKIDADQPKKSRLLRLSPALNGLIEEYKQKYKPSDVFFPGSGGIGHYSARNIQLVFQKALKEAKIEKAAKLTTLRHSFAVHSLENGISINHLQKILGHSNIQTTSFYATFAKIELQNIRSPYEDLI; this comes from the coding sequence GTGACCCATTTAATAGAAAGATTTACCGAACTTTTAAAAAAAGGTAAATACAATTCTGCGACCATAGCTGCGTATAGAAATGCTATTTTCGTTTTCTACAATAATTTCCGGGATTATCCTCAAAATAAATTCACTGATGAATTGATTTCGGAATACATCCTTAACCTTAGCAAGAAAACTAACCCTCAGGTAGCTGCGCAGACCGGAAAAGCCATTATCCTATTCTTTGACAAGATCTATAACCGCAAGCTAAACATCAAAGCCACCGGTAAGATCAAAGAAGAGCAGACCATTGAGATCCTGAGCAAATCTGAGCTGCAAACCTTGTTCAGCAGCATTAAAAACCTGAAACATAAATTGCTCCTGATCATGATCTATAATAATGGTCTCAAAGTCAATGAAGCCATTAACTTGAAGGTAGGTGACATAGACACAGAAAATAATACCATAAAGATTGATGCAGACCAGCCAAAGAAAAGTCGCCTACTGCGCCTTAGCCCCGCTTTAAACGGACTGATAGAAGAATACAAACAAAAATATAAGCCCTCCGATGTGTTCTTCCCCGGTTCTGGTGGTATAGGACATTATTCAGCCAGGAATATACAGTTGGTTTTTCAAAAAGCTTTGAAGGAGGCAAAAATAGAAAAAGCGGCCAAACTGACCACTTTAAGACATAGTTTTGCTGTGCATTCTCTGGAAAATGGTATCTCCATCAATCATTTGCAAAAGATCTTAGGACATAGTAATATTCAAACTACTTCCTTTTATGCCACATTTGCAAAGATTGAGTTACAAAACATCAGGTCTCCTTACGAAGATTTGATATAG
- a CDS encoding pirin family protein, with product MSNVSLIIEERAADIGNFKVGRLLPFRQKRMVGPFAFIDHMGPAYLKDYQNLDVPPHPHIGLSTLTYLFEGVVLHKDSLGTEVEIKPGAVNWMTAGRGVVHSERTPPYLRSSEKVLHGLQIWVALPKDLEDMEPSFHHIDADELPAWEEQGVKYRLVAGEVMGKRSGVPVYSPLYLIEVKAERDADIEIGSQLFGESALYILEGEVRSGEYVYHPKHILVANDATLCTFQMKAGSTVYIFGGEPFPEERFYFWNFLSSSKEKIERAKEKWQKNEFPPVPGETERVPLPISNLRKET from the coding sequence ATGTCTAATGTAAGTTTAATAATAGAAGAGAGGGCAGCAGATATAGGCAACTTCAAAGTTGGTCGTCTGCTGCCCTTTCGTCAAAAAAGGATGGTAGGGCCCTTTGCATTCATAGATCATATGGGTCCTGCGTATCTGAAGGATTATCAAAATCTGGATGTTCCTCCCCATCCTCATATTGGCTTATCCACTTTGACTTATCTTTTTGAAGGTGTTGTTCTACACAAAGATAGTTTAGGGACAGAAGTGGAAATCAAACCGGGAGCTGTTAACTGGATGACTGCAGGTAGGGGAGTAGTGCATTCTGAACGAACTCCTCCGTACTTGAGGTCTTCTGAGAAAGTACTGCACGGCTTACAGATTTGGGTGGCTTTGCCTAAAGATTTAGAGGACATGGAGCCTTCCTTCCATCATATTGATGCAGATGAACTACCTGCTTGGGAAGAGCAGGGGGTAAAATATAGGTTAGTGGCTGGTGAAGTCATGGGTAAGAGATCCGGAGTTCCTGTATACAGTCCTTTGTATCTCATAGAAGTCAAAGCAGAGAGGGATGCAGATATAGAAATAGGCTCTCAACTATTTGGAGAGAGTGCGCTTTATATATTAGAAGGTGAAGTTCGCTCCGGGGAATATGTATACCACCCAAAGCATATATTAGTGGCAAACGATGCAACCTTATGCACTTTCCAAATGAAAGCAGGTAGTACAGTTTACATTTTCGGGGGAGAGCCTTTTCCGGAAGAACGATTTTATTTCTGGAATTTTCTTAGTTCTTCTAAAGAAAAGATAGAAAGGGCAAAGGAAAAGTGGCAAAAGAATGAATTCCCTCCCGTTCCCGGTGAAACAGAGAGAGTGCCACTTCCTATATCAAATCTTCGTAAGGAGACCTGA
- a CDS encoding succinate CoA transferase → MPTDRIKVPELLSKVMDAKSAAAFIQDQMVVGASGFTKAGDSKAVLPALADRAKEESIKITLMTGASLGHDTDGKLASAGALKKRMPFQVDRVLRQKINEGEVLFIDQHLSEAAELLHNKNLPSVDIAVIEAAGIERDGSLIPTTSVGNSATFAALAKKLIIEINTAVPTSIFGIHDIYQAEDYPHRNVIPIVAAENKIGRRTIPCDPSKIVAIVFTDIKDSPADIAEPDEKTTAIAKHILNFFENEVKLGHLTERLLPIQAGIGKVANAVLSGFKHSNFYDLTMFSEVLQDSTFDLIDAGKLSVASASSITVSEACYKRIFENLQNYRDKIVLRPQNISNTPGLIRRLGIIAINTAIEVDIYGNVNSTHISGTNIMNGIGGSGDFARNAYLSIFVTQAASKNNSISHILPMVSHVDHTEHDVDIIVTDIGLADLRGLAPRERAQVIINNCVHPDYREQLQSYFDRAKERGGHTPHLLEEAFSWHLNLKNKGTMKLD, encoded by the coding sequence ATGCCGACAGATAGAATTAAAGTTCCTGAACTGCTGTCTAAAGTGATGGATGCCAAATCAGCAGCAGCTTTTATTCAGGACCAAATGGTGGTGGGAGCCAGTGGTTTTACAAAAGCCGGAGATAGTAAAGCCGTTTTACCTGCACTTGCAGACCGTGCAAAAGAGGAAAGTATAAAAATAACCTTGATGACCGGTGCTTCTTTAGGTCATGATACAGATGGGAAGTTAGCCAGTGCCGGAGCGCTCAAGAAAAGAATGCCTTTCCAAGTAGACAGGGTTCTTCGCCAAAAAATCAATGAGGGAGAGGTTTTGTTCATTGATCAGCACCTTAGTGAGGCGGCCGAATTACTGCACAACAAAAACCTACCATCCGTAGATATTGCCGTCATTGAAGCTGCCGGGATTGAAAGAGACGGAAGTTTGATACCTACCACCTCAGTAGGAAATTCTGCGACTTTTGCCGCACTGGCGAAGAAATTGATTATCGAAATCAATACAGCCGTACCTACTAGTATTTTTGGTATTCATGATATATATCAGGCAGAAGATTATCCCCATAGAAATGTTATTCCAATAGTTGCTGCAGAAAATAAGATAGGGAGAAGAACCATACCTTGTGATCCTTCCAAGATTGTAGCTATAGTTTTTACAGACATAAAAGATAGTCCTGCGGATATAGCCGAACCGGACGAGAAGACTACTGCCATTGCGAAGCACATCCTAAACTTCTTTGAAAATGAAGTAAAACTAGGTCACTTGACAGAAAGATTGCTACCTATACAGGCGGGAATCGGAAAAGTGGCAAATGCCGTTCTTTCTGGCTTCAAGCATAGTAATTTCTATGATCTTACCATGTTTTCTGAGGTATTGCAAGACAGTACTTTTGATCTGATTGATGCGGGTAAGCTGTCCGTGGCGTCTGCTTCATCCATCACGGTTTCTGAAGCATGTTATAAACGTATATTTGAGAATCTGCAGAACTACAGAGATAAGATTGTACTTCGACCTCAGAATATATCGAATACACCAGGACTGATACGTAGGTTGGGTATTATCGCTATCAATACGGCTATTGAAGTGGATATTTACGGCAATGTGAACTCTACTCATATTAGCGGTACTAATATAATGAACGGCATAGGAGGTTCAGGTGACTTTGCCAGAAATGCTTATTTAAGCATCTTTGTTACTCAAGCGGCATCTAAGAATAACAGCATATCTCATATTCTACCTATGGTGTCTCATGTGGATCACACGGAGCATGATGTAGATATCATTGTTACAGACATAGGATTGGCTGATTTACGCGGTTTGGCTCCACGAGAAAGGGCACAGGTGATTATTAATAATTGTGTTCATCCTGACTATCGGGAACAATTACAATCCTATTTTGATCGTGCCAAGGAAAGAGGTGGTCATACTCCGCACTTATTGGAAGAGGCGTTCAGTTGGCATCTGAATCTGAAAAATAAAGGCACCATGAAGTTAGACTAA
- the feoB gene encoding ferrous iron transport protein B, whose translation MEIKVALVGNPNVGKTSVFNTLTGLNQKVGNYPGITVDRKTGHAKINDQLKATIIDLPGLYSIQPNSKDEEVVLETLFDEKNSYYPNVVVVVAEVENLKRNLLLLTQIKDLGFPTILAINMADQMAPKGISIDLSKLSSYFKCSTVLISSKSGLGFNDLKSAIASYEYADTKPVFELTDVDESYFRGKEYKAWLNRSQNAQFNSIHKIEDTLSVSDIKRLQQKETVRRYQLIQGVLKEAYQKDINKATGWQAKVDRILMHPVWGYVIFFAIMLVVFQSIFSWSSIPTDWIDEKFAQLSAWISATLPEGKFTELLAEGIVPGIGGVVIFIPQIAILFMFIALLEESGYMSRVVFLMDKLMRPFGLSGKSVVPLISGVACAIPAIMSARNIENPKERLITMLVTPFATCSARIPIYVIIISLVIPNTTIGGFMGLQGLVMTLMYFLGFLAALGGAWLLKKMVRSEVKSYLIIEMPTYRRPQVFNVVNTMIEKTKAFVEGAGKIILALSVLLWFLGAHGPASTFGQAEELITQENKTPEEWEDEVQGFKLRNSYIGMIGSAVEPVFRPLGYDWKVSIAVLTSFAAREVFVGNLATLYNIGSQGEEETRIVERMRQEKRPDGSAMFDLATGVSLLLFYAFAMQCMSTLGVMRRETNSWKWTLIQIVFMSGLAYLSAFAAFQLLK comes from the coding sequence ATGGAAATTAAGGTAGCTCTGGTAGGTAATCCAAATGTGGGTAAAACCTCCGTTTTTAATACATTAACAGGTCTCAATCAGAAAGTTGGTAATTATCCGGGAATAACTGTAGATAGGAAAACAGGTCATGCCAAAATCAATGATCAGCTAAAAGCCACTATCATTGATTTGCCCGGTTTATATTCCATTCAGCCTAATTCTAAAGACGAAGAAGTAGTATTAGAAACGCTCTTTGATGAGAAAAATAGCTATTATCCAAATGTGGTGGTAGTGGTAGCTGAAGTGGAGAACCTAAAGCGTAATCTATTATTACTTACGCAGATCAAAGATCTAGGATTTCCTACCATTTTGGCCATTAATATGGCAGATCAAATGGCTCCCAAAGGCATTTCTATAGATCTGTCAAAACTCAGTTCCTACTTCAAATGCTCCACCGTTCTGATATCTAGCAAAAGCGGTTTGGGTTTTAATGATCTAAAATCTGCCATCGCTTCTTATGAGTATGCAGATACCAAGCCGGTTTTTGAATTGACAGATGTTGATGAAAGCTATTTTAGAGGTAAAGAATACAAAGCTTGGTTGAACAGGTCTCAGAATGCACAGTTTAACAGCATTCATAAGATTGAAGATACTCTGAGTGTAAGTGATATTAAGCGTTTACAACAAAAAGAAACGGTTAGAAGATACCAACTGATTCAAGGAGTCTTAAAAGAAGCTTATCAGAAGGATATAAATAAAGCTACGGGTTGGCAAGCAAAGGTTGATCGAATTCTGATGCATCCTGTTTGGGGATATGTGATCTTCTTCGCCATTATGCTTGTGGTTTTCCAGTCCATATTTTCATGGTCATCTATTCCTACGGATTGGATTGATGAGAAGTTTGCTCAGTTAAGTGCTTGGATAAGTGCAACTTTACCCGAAGGGAAGTTTACCGAACTTTTAGCGGAAGGAATTGTACCCGGGATAGGTGGGGTGGTGATATTTATTCCGCAGATTGCTATTCTTTTCATGTTTATAGCTCTATTAGAAGAGAGCGGATATATGAGTAGAGTAGTATTCCTGATGGATAAGCTGATGCGCCCGTTCGGGTTAAGTGGTAAATCTGTAGTACCTCTAATTTCAGGGGTGGCTTGTGCCATTCCGGCTATTATGTCTGCCAGGAACATTGAAAATCCAAAGGAAAGACTGATTACCATGTTAGTGACTCCGTTCGCAACTTGTTCTGCCAGGATTCCCATCTACGTGATCATCATCTCATTAGTCATTCCAAATACCACCATAGGAGGCTTTATGGGGCTTCAGGGCTTAGTGATGACCTTGATGTATTTTCTTGGCTTTTTAGCTGCCTTAGGAGGAGCATGGTTATTAAAGAAGATGGTGAGGTCTGAAGTAAAAAGTTATCTGATCATCGAGATGCCAACTTATCGTAGACCTCAGGTATTTAATGTGGTGAATACCATGATAGAGAAAACGAAGGCATTTGTAGAGGGGGCCGGTAAGATCATATTAGCTTTATCGGTATTGTTATGGTTTCTGGGTGCTCATGGTCCGGCTTCTACCTTTGGGCAGGCGGAAGAATTGATCACTCAAGAGAATAAGACTCCGGAAGAATGGGAGGATGAAGTACAAGGTTTCAAGCTAAGAAATTCCTATATTGGAATGATTGGTAGTGCAGTGGAGCCTGTTTTTAGACCATTGGGTTATGATTGGAAAGTAAGTATTGCGGTTCTGACCTCATTTGCGGCCAGAGAAGTGTTTGTTGGTAACCTGGCTACTTTGTATAATATTGGCAGTCAGGGGGAAGAGGAAACCAGGATTGTAGAAAGAATGAGGCAAGAGAAAAGACCTGATGGAAGTGCTATGTTTGACTTGGCTACGGGTGTTTCCTTGTTGTTATTCTATGCATTTGCTATGCAATGTATGTCTACTCTTGGCGTTATGCGAAGGGAAACGAATTCATGGAAATGGACCTTGATCCAGATTGTTTTCATGAGTGGATTAGCGTATTTATCTGCCTTTGCGGCATTTCAATTATTAAAATAA